Part of the Opisthocomus hoazin isolate bOpiHoa1 chromosome 5, bOpiHoa1.hap1, whole genome shotgun sequence genome, GGGACAGGGACCCGCACGGAGCTGCGCGGCGCGGGCAGCCGCTGAGCAGGGGGGGTTTTCCCGATCGGGGCAGGTATCTGCCGCGTAGAAAGAACAGAGGGCCTTTGTTCCTCCTTCAGGGATTTTTCCTCACCTAAAAGCACGGACACGTACAAACGCCGTCTGCACAGTAATCTTACAACGGCGAGAGGGAAGAAAACTGATCGCAAGCGCACCTGACATCTGTCCCCTTGCTAAGCGAAACTGCTGGGTACTCGGTTCCCTACAGCCAGACCAaagtttcagagagaaaaaagagctgTTTGCAAGCCTCCCTGCATGCATCTGAGCTGTGCGTTGACTGTCCTGAGTCCTTCCCCTCCCAAACCGTCTCGCAGGGACGCAGGGACCTCCGGGCAGGAGCTGGGCCCGTCCCCAGGGGCTGGCAGGCAAAGGCAGGCGGCGAGGCTGGGCAGCTCCCGCTTCCCCgtcccctctgctccctggcTCCCGGCTTGGTCCGAGCACAGAAACCCAGAGCCCGAGAAATGCAGCAGCCACACGTCCCAGCAAGGGGAGTTCTGTGTCGGACAGGGGCAGGTGTGTTTTTCTCACCACAGGACAGGTGCAGTTTTAGTTATAAATACTCCGGTCCACCTTCTTGTGGAAAAAGCCACGTCAAGAGAGTATCAAAGTTAGCCGAAACAAAGGGTGCACAACTTAACTCCCTTTTTGGCGATTCATCTGGATTCTGGTAGATCTGATGGCAGGCCCACCTCACTAAAGAGCCTTTTTTCTGACATGCTCAGCTTTTCCACATAGTCACCTCTGGGTCaaacttttctgtatttgctCTTGCGGCAAAGATTTGTTTCGCTTCAGACCAAGACACTTTTTCCAAATCTGTCAGTGCCAAGCTTCAGTTGCCATCTCCCCTGGATACAGGCCTATATGGGAAGAACAACAAGAATGACTTGGTTTTGGTAAATGAGACCTAGCGTTCACTTAATTTGTTAGCCACACATCGGTGGAAATTCTCACTTTGTACTAGCTGGCCACTAAAATACAGCCATCTCTGCTGGTCAGACTTTGTGATCTTGCTGCTTCATCCTACCAGTTTTTGTGTGAAGTCCATCCAGAGAAGTCCACAGCCAATTTCTGTGTGGTTAAAATTCCAGGTAGCTTTTGCTGGTGTGACTTACAGACACCCAGGCCTTCAATGTGACCCTGACGGTTTCCATCCAGCTGCCATCACAGTGTAGCGCcctcatttttttaaagtctgccCTTTCAAAATTCAGAGCCTTGAGAACAGACCAACTTCCCCATGGACTCTCATGGATTTAGATGGACTTGACATGTTGTCTCTCAATCCAAGGTTGATTTCtaagtgcagaaaaaaatagcGTCTACAGACATTTGAACTTCCTTCAGGACTGGCTGAAAACATCACCCACTTCTGGTGAAGCTGGAGATGTCCTTGAATGTGAGTTATTTTATCCCGTTATCACGAACTGCTCAAGCTGAACCACACTGCTCTGCTGTAGCATCAGTGGAATCACTGCTACCAATACGATAACCGGTGACCACTGCAGATCTGTTTTGATCCACCATTTTCTCTGCTTCTGAGTgataaggagaaaagaaagccaTAGGACAGACTGCTAGTGGATGGTGTGTCGGCTGGAGATACCCTGTGCCCTGGTACGGCTGTCCTCCTCTCCACTCCTCACCCAGCCTAGCAAGGACATGCAAAGGCACAGCTATTTTGCCTCATCTCATCCAGGCACCCGCCCAGCTTCTTACCTAGGAAATCCTAGTTCAGCACGTCCAGGGCCAGCTGGAGGCACAGGACAAGGGCAAGGAGACTGAGGCAACAAGGCTGGTTcccatttcttttcaaatgttCAAATATTCCTCTGCTAGCCTCTGCCTCGCAGTGAGGTTGTGAGTCTAGTTCCTCAGCCCAGAAGTTAAGCCTGGGGTGATGGTTTGCAAGCCCTTTGCCAGACTGCCAGTGCCTGCTTCCCCAGATAATTTTATGATAGTTCAACATGTCACACAGTCAAAAGGGGATAGTCCATAAAAGTAACAGTCCATAAAACAAATCTTCCTCTAAAGAGCCTGCGATCTAGATAGAAATCCTCAGAGACATACAGGTGGCTGAATGGGACTGAAAATAGCTCTCGCGTTACCATATACAGACTGAAGGGACTGTATGCAGATGTGTAGATTTAGCAACTGAAATTCAGATATGCTGAGCACTGGCAGTCAGGGAAAACACCTAAATCAACAGAACCACATAGAATGTCGTTCTGCTCAGTCTGTCCCTTTGGGTTTGAAAATACTCGTGGGTGCCTCTGCTTGGATTTTACCAGTGCCGTAATTTTATCAGTGCAGTTTAGCAAAATAGACCAGCCTCTTTCACATGTGCTTTATTCTGCTGTCTGAATCCCCCCTTCTTGTATAGTTTGAAAAAATCCCCTATTTTGTTACAAAAATAGTGAATGAAACAAATAGTGCTTTAGATAGACACCCCTAACAGCCCATGGTTTTTAACCTTCTGCAAAAGATGAGGCACAGGGAACATATTGCTGCTGCTTCAGAAGAGAGCTCCACATAAAACTGTTGGCAATACTTTCTGGGGAGAGATAAAGGGGACGAAACCATATTTTGTCCTCCTAAAGATGGAGCCCTAGTGAGAAAACGAAGTTTGTAAAGAAGAATTACGGCATAACCTGATGCCCTGCTAGGAGCTGGGCTCGCACCCATCATTCGCCTCGTGGGGAAACCTTGCATGTCAGCACTGCTGATGCAACACAAAAGCTCATTGCATCATGCAACTGCCGCATGAGACATCTGCACTAGGAGAAAAAGCTCAGGGCACAGATTCCGGGCTCTTTGAGCAGCTCTAGTGTTAGGCACCCAGCCGGCAAGGTCTGAAGAAACCGAAGGCAGCCTGTAAGGTGCCAGGTTGCCCTTTTGGGAGCTGGGGTGCCTGGCAGCATTGCCCGATGACTTTAGCCTCTTGAGAGCCTGGCAGGAGCAACCAACCCTATGGAGCCAAGGTGGCACAGGCTGTGTGAAAAGCATGTATCTGGTCACAGGGCTGCTGCGTAAGGAAAAGCTGGAGAAGACAGGGAGATTTACCACGTGCTGCTAGTATTAATTGAGAGAAACATGCATTGCAGGTAGCAGAAATTCAGGATACACTGATGCAATAACCCTGGCTAAGAATGGGCCTGCCAGCATCGTACTTTGCTCTGCCTCCCCTTTTGTCCCCTGATGCAGGTGTTTGGAGGCCCTTGCTAAAAAGTGCTATTAAGATTGGGCTTCTCCTAAAAAGTGGCCTTTTCTGTGTAAGATACATACACATGCTACAGAGACGGCTCTGGTCTTTGCAGATTACATaacaatgtttatttttcagttacacAAGTGATCCCAAATCTGGGATGAAAAAACCCCTAGGTCCTCTCCAGTGCTCCACTCCTTCAGGAAAAGTCTGCTTGCCCAATACCTCAGAGGGTTTGCCTGGGACCTGACTCAGAGCCTTTCATATACCACAAATCCCATGGAGTCCCTTCTCCGTTCATAAGGAAAGAGTTCAGCTTTGCCACAGACCTGCTGTTGCTTTACACCTCTTTTACCCCTCCCTTCTCTCATCTTGCCTGCTTTGACTAAAAGGTCTTTGGGGGCAGGTCAAGCCCTCAACATATGTTTGCAGGCAATCTGGTGCAAACAGGATTCTGATCCGGAAGCCTGAAGTGTTTTTATAACATGAGTCAAGTGATCTTTAAGTCCAGTTTCTCAAAAGTAGGAGCCACAGCTGTGACCCTTTGGCTAACGGGACACTTTCTTGCCTTACACTCCTCGCCCCAAGGTGGGACAGTGCCACTGGCCCTGATGGTAAGATGTCCCCCAAGGACCAGGGTGGTTTTGCACTCCCTTGCACTCAGCAGCTTCATTGCTTGTTGGTGATGAACAGAACAAAACTGCACAGTAATAGTGCAACCCCCTGCCCCCCTTCACCATTGAAAGCTGGAGGCCTTTGTGCATTAAACGTGCCTGGTTTCAGTCCCCAGCCACATTTTCCACAGTGTCAGTGGTAGCCGGCTGGGCCATTTATTTTAGGAAACAAATAGCTGTATCGTTTGCACACGCCCTTATAGGCAGACACAGGCTTGCCACTTGCATTCTTCAAAAGAAGGGGAGGCAAGATGAAGAGCTCTTTGTTGCTGTGCGTGGCCTTGGCCGTCTCCTTGGGGTTCGTCCTTGTGGCAGGTAGGTGAGAAATGAAGAGCATGGAAAAGTGTGCTTAAGGTATCAGTGACAGGTTTTTCGTAATCGGCCGTTAATAATTCTAACTGTCAAAAATCAAACCTCAAAGCCTGCTCAAGTAGTCATGCTTCAGTGGTGCTTAgacacctcagtgtctttctgcACCATAGAGCTGTGTGTTTTTAATTGCTGCCTTGAGGCTAATAAACTGATGACTAGCTGCAAATTGAAGACTTTATGATTAGTGATTTTTGATCAGGTTTCTGAAGCAACAAACCGCAAATATGCACGCTTGCTTTTCTGCAGTGCTAGGAAGCTTGCAAGACTCTTACCTGCTAGATTTAAAGGGTTCTGAAACCTTCCTGGTAATCCTGTCATATGGCTACAGCCAACTTATTTCGATTAAACTGTAGTTTGTTGAGTAACTCCACTGAATTTCTTGAAGACTTTTGATTTAGACCGAGATCAGACTGCCATCCCAGCACACCCCTCAGTGTGGTTCGCAGGTAATAGGTACAGACTATACTAATGCCAGATGACAGTCTAAAGTCATCCTGGTTCGCATGGTGGATCTGGTCTGCAGGATTAAATCCGTGCTGAAGGATAACCATGCCAACAGCATGGACAAGAGCATCCCTGCATTTCCTCCAACTCTTGGGAAACGGGGTCTTCTTGCCTACCCGGGGAGGTCCATGGAAAGCACTGCTTCCTATGAAAAGTGCCCAGCTGTATAATCCACTAGCTGAAAAGGCAGAAGACATTGAGAAATACTGTGTCAGCTCAACACAGAGCCCAGTCTGGTTTTCCCCATCCATACACATGGCTTGagatacatatatgtacatatgtaaaCAGCTTAGAGGGAAAGTAAAATCTGGGTTACATGCAGCTACAGGAGTGCTGTTTGTACTCTCTATGTTGAaagtaatgtattttttatttaattaagccTTATCCTACTTTATTAAAGTAACCACTTGCACCTGCAGCATAGCTTGAACAGGTATTTTTGGAATGCATTTGCTTTACAGCTGGATTTTGTTGGGCTTCACAGCGTATTACAGGACAACCCAATATTGGACGGTGAGAAATTTTGTCAAAATAATCTCTATGTGAGTGTTTAGGAGGGAGGGAACACCACGTTGCAGTAAATCATGGACCAGAATATCCAACCTGCAGACATGTAAAGGGCATTAGGAAATTTTCTGTTTAACTACTTTCTCCCCAAAGGGACTTTACTAGGTGATACATGGAAGTATTGCtgataaaactatttttttgagctttataattgtatttttaaaaagtatatggaGTACTTGTAACTTTTATGGTTACTGAGGCCAAGAGTATTACACAAGGAATTATATCAGACTGTATTTTTAGAGTACagtcaaaaaaaccctgcatattCATAAAAGAGTATGTTAATATAGTTTTAGAAGATGAATTAAAGCCTGCTCCCAAAGTTTTTGGGGTGAATACCAAAGCCAATACGATCCGACTTGAATATTGGCTTTGGACTAAGGGCTTAGAAAGAATTGCACTCACCATTATGTAGAATACAGTGACAGACACCAGAGGAAAGCCTATGTGAAGAACAAGAAGCCTTAGACTTTCTATAAGACGAAAGAAAGGCCAAGACTCAAGGAGGCAGAGACTAAAGAGGCTTTTCTAGTAAACTTCTGCTTCAGAAGGAAACATTCGTGTTGAGTGACGAGCTGACAGAGAAGCAGCATGCAGAGCAACAGAGATTGGAATAAGGGGTACAAAGAGACAAGCACAATTAAACTCCAAATAATGACCATCTCCAGGTGTCAGATATGGTTATGTGTTTCTGCCTTAGCAGGGCACACTGCAGTCGAAGTATGACTGGACTTACACTCTACGTGCATGTTTTGCAGTGGCATTTGTACAGCTGGCCAGCGTGCTGGATGCTATACAGAGAAATGCTAAAAGCCAGCCCTTACTCTAAAGGGCTCGATGGACATATGCTGCAGAAGGATAAAGAAAACCAGGACAGCTGTAGAAAGGGCAACGTCTACATGCCTGTAGTGGCTTGCTCCACTGCCCAAAGCAACGGAGCAAAGTAATTTCCTCCTTGATAGAGAAAATCCACAGTGAATCTTCTTCAGAAGTTATTCTGCTGCCAGTTGTCACAGAAATAGCATTTGTAACCAGCGGGTGAATTGTAGGGTCACTCTGAGGCATGATTTGACAGTTTTGGTGCCTTTTTCACAGTTATGGGGCCTGTAAGGATCTCAGAAAGCAACCCAGTGGAATGGAAGCAGAATAAACCATCATATTGTAGGGGCAGGAAGGAAGCTCTAAGAAACCTTAGGTAGAAAACCTGGAAGGCTATTACATTGTATAGACTAGGCATGTGGGGGCTCTGCCAATCAATACTGCAGAGGATCTGTCCTTGTTTGGTCTTGCAGACAGATTCACGTGACAGTTAAGCTGCTGACAATATGGGCTAACAATCAGAAAACTTGCAGTCCAACTCTGAGTCCATGTGCTGCTCCTCGATCCCAGCTTTGCTGTTGCTCCCACAGGCTTTGAGCACTATCCCTTTCACCCTACAGCCACAGGGTCTGCTGTTCATAAAACCCAGCAGCTTCGGACAGggagattaagaaaaaaacagccaTAAGCTTATGCAATATGTGTGTCTGCTTCCTTACTGATCCATGCTTTGATAACTCAAAGAAAAGCAGCTGTTAGGACCAAATCTTTGAAGTCAAAGTGACTCTGAAATCCTCCATAGACACGATGAACACAGATGTTTTCAGCCTGTTTCTTCTCCATGGTTAAACAAAGGGACAAGCAGAGTAGGCAAGTCCCCAGAACTGAGGTCCATCTGAGCCCAATATAAATGATCCCCATCTTAGGAAAATCACTGGTTTTGGTACTTCTAAGCAGGCTGAAGATGCTGCAGGAACAGCGATGCTGCAAAGTGATGGCTATGAACTTGGATTTTAGCAGCATTTAGAAATAGAGAGGCATGTAAAGACAACCAGTTATGAAGGTTATGACTGCATGCATATAAAAGCAAGGCTGGCTTGCTATGAGTGAGGAGACCAGAGGTTCAGGGTTGGGGAAAACCAGCTAGCAAAGAACAAGCTATTTCAAATCCATCTGCTTGCACAGTAAGAAGGCATCACATGCCACCATGAACATTCAAAAAACCTCTGGGTGATAGATGGGATGTTTGACCCTGTTTTGACTGAGTTTCATGTTGAATAGCATGATAAAAGTGCAGGAGACATACCCAAGCTGGTTCTTCTCTATTTGAGTAAGAAAATCAGGTCTGGAGTTTTCCCTGCAAACCACAAACATTGTGAGGGCTGCTTGCCTTGCACTGCCAGGTCAGTGGGCTACCCTTTTGCTGGCTTCTGTAGTTCTTTTTGGCATCTGTTCACTTGGGGACCTGAAGGACAACATACCACTCAAGGAAAACTGACACACCTGCCACGCTGGCAAGGTCAGAGACATTTATTTGGAGGCCAGACCCAAACTAGGGTTTGGACTGCTAGAATAGTTCTAGTGCATGACAGAGGAATTGGGTAACCTCCCCTGATGGGGCaaaagcagcactgcagctgccaGGTATAGCTCAAGGCTTGCAAAAGGATTTGCTTCCTGTTTCATGAGAAACCTCTGTGTGTTTGCCTCTCACCAGCCAGCCACAGTGTCCAGgttcataattttctccttcccagTCCCATCACCCCAAGTACAGAAGTGTACTGTAGACTGAGTAGGGAAGACAGCTGAACTCATCTGTGCCAAGAGGCTCATTAGTACCTGTTGAAACCCGGACTTTCATCAATCAAGATTTCCCAGTTGTACATTTCTGGCATTCTCATCACTTGGCtttctgctggagcagagcaggtttCAAGGTTTTTCTTCCTGACCCTGAGATTGCATATCCTGTGCTTGCAGGTTATTCATGGGACTCAGAGGACAAGGAGCATGTGCTGGTCAATAACAAGTGTCAGTGTGTAACAGTGACCTCAAAGTTCGTCCCCTCCAAAGAAAATCCTGATGAAGAAATCCTGGAGAGAAACATACGCATCCTGTAAGTGGCAGACAATATCACATGGAGATGGTGAGCAGGAGATGAAGTGTTACGGGAGTTCCCTTTTCTTCACATTGTTTCCAATGTCCTGGCATTGATCAAGTGCACTGTTTTTCCCATGGGCTTTCTATGACATCCTGGaatatttccttttgctttgtgttttttctaaCTCACATGAACCTATCTGGCATTTGACCCTTCAGATACAAGAAGCATCTCCATGTTCTAAGTGGTGCAGTAGTAACTTTACAAAATAGGCTAGGGAAGTAGAGTGTAACATGTCTACAGCTGATCTAATTTGGAACCAAATTGGGCCCGTGACACTGGACTCGTTTACCAACCTGATAGCAAGCCTGCTATTTTTGTAGGCTGAGAAAACTAGTTAATGCCTAAACTATCAGAAAAAGTTAATTGTGTAAGGCAGATCTCAGTTCGAGAGGAGGTTTTTGTCCTTTTTATTCACACATACCTTACAGAAGTGTGTGCCCCTTGGAAACATGGACGAAGTTCAGGCACAGAGCTGCAGGTGTCCTGGTAGAGCTCACAACAGGACAAGCACTAATTAAACATCTCTATGCCCTGCAAGTGTTAGGCATCTGTCAGcttagagattaaaaaaaaaaggtttatcagCACAGTCACCTTGAAAGTGGCACTGCTGCAGTCCTCTCAGCGAGGCTTGTTGCCTTTGAGGGCACAGAAAGGCTGAAATCTGCTGGTCCTGGTCTTTGCTATGGAGAAGGGTCAGAACAGAAATAACCTGAAGAACAAGATGAGAGTTGAGAATTGTTCACAGCATAGTCCCCTGTTTAACAAGCAGTTTTCATGAGAGTGAGTCTCTTCCCTCCTTTGCAGAGTCCCCCTGAAGGCTCGAGAGAACATCTCTGACCCCACATCCCCACTCAGAACCACTTTTGTCTACCGCATGACTGATCTGTAAGTAATTTTATGTACTAAATTCATTTTACTGTTTACTAAGTTCATTTGCTAAGAGTTAAACTCCCCCGCAGCATTGCCCACAGCAGCTCAAAAACATGCTTGAAGGCCGGTAGAGAAGGTGAGGCAGGGTCACAGGAACATTTTCCCCATGGAGCCTAGATTTCATATTCTGTTGCAAGCCAAGAAATTGTTATCTCCATGCTTAATTCACACAAGGTTTCATACTTACAGAGAATGTTTCATCTGACCCCAATCATCTTCAGTGTCTTAAATGTCAGCAGATTACACGTTGCCCACTTAACCCTCCCTTTTAAGTACCAGTTTTTGCAAATAGCAGTTTGATAACACTAAAAGCATCTGGCTGGGAGTTCCCATGCAAAGCCTTGAAAGGCCACAGTACTCTTCTAGCTACATCTGCAGGTCAGCAAGGAAGATTTGGGTTTCATCAGGGGCATTTTTTCATCACAACTCAACACTTACTGTGTTATCCATCTCTTCCAGCTGCAAAAAATGCGATCCCGTAGAAATTGAGCTGGGCGGTGAGACATACCAGGCCCAGCAAAGCACCTCCTGCAGCGAATTTGAAACCTGCTATACCTACAACCGGGACAAGTGCTACACCACAACCTTCCCATACCTCTACCATGGGGAGACGAAAAATGTTAAAGCAGTTCTGACGCCGGCATCCTGCTACGCCGATTAGCTCAATCCACTGCTGTACTAATAATGCCTTGTCACACTCAGTGTTCCTAGCAAAAATACATGTATAGCACCTGTAGTAACTGGATGACAGTGTCCAAGATATCAGCTCCCAGAGTAATGCTAACTTGCCTCTTCATATTGTTTTCAACATCAGACTAGTGCCATCTCCCAAGAGCAGCTACTGGTTGTCATAGTCTCTGTTCTCATATGCCCAGCACACATCTTCAATGCCGCCATTATTATACTTCTCAGACATTATCACCACATAGACCGGATCCTCAGCAGATATAAATCAATAATTCCCTTGAAGTCAAGGGAACTACACCAATTTATAACACTGGGGAACCTATCTTTCTGACAGTCTTCCATTGGTCTTCATCTGAGCAAGGCTCCCACGGACATCAGCAGGAATGTCCATGTACTTCCCTTCCTGCGCAATCTAAAGTAAACCTTTGTACAACCTTTATAAAAGACTCTTTAATTACATTAGCAGAATTTGCGCCATTATTAGAAGGCTGTTGTACAGTTGTGTTTGAGAGAAAAGATGAGGGATGAGACCAAGAATTCAGATTTCAAAGTTACTTTAAAACAGGGCATTCTAGACTCTCCTAGCACTTTGACAGTTGCAAGCTTCTAGTTTCACGTACATTTAGAGAAGATCAAAAGATGCCACTACCCTGAAGTGCTTTGCAAAGTTGCCAGGACCTCAGCTGTGCCAGGAATAGTAAACTCTTCTAGAACTTTTTAGGTATTTCACCTTCCACATGTATGTACTGATATTGCAGCCTTCTTCCAACCCTGCTCCCAGTTCAATTGATAAAAATCAAGTTGGCTCTTTCTTGTTCCTCACTTTGCATTTAAAGCTTCAAGAAATTCTATGAAGGTGACTCAATTGCTAGGGCAGGACCCTAGCTATGGATTCATTCCTCCTTTCACACCAGTAGACTTTTCCTTCATACAAGAAACCCTCACCAAATGAAGGAGCTGATTCTGTATTGCACCTCAGATTTAAATGCATTATACTTGCTG contains:
- the JCHAIN gene encoding immunoglobulin J chain; protein product: MKSSLLLCVALAVSLGFVLVAGYSWDSEDKEHVLVNNKCQCVTVTSKFVPSKENPDEEILERNIRILVPLKARENISDPTSPLRTTFVYRMTDLCKKCDPVEIELGGETYQAQQSTSCSEFETCYTYNRDKCYTTTFPYLYHGETKNVKAVLTPASCYAD